A region of Pyxidicoccus parkwaysis DNA encodes the following proteins:
- a CDS encoding cysteine desulfurase yields MSGFDVRKVRADFPILHQEVRGRPLVYLDSAATAQKPQAVIDAIVRFYQHDNANVHRGVHVLSERATEAYEGARETVRRFINARDAKEIIFVRGTTEAINLVAQTYGRKHIGAGDEILITHIEHHANIVPWRMLCEQTGAVLKVIPVDERGELQLDAVDALMTERTRILAVTHVSNALGTVTPVKELTRRAHAKGIPVLVDGAQAVTHFPVDVQDLGCDFYAFSGHKMFGPTGIGVLYGRMERLEPLPPYQGGGDMILSVTMEKVTYNRVPHRFEAGTPDLAGAVGLAAAIRYLEALGMDAVAAHDQQLLAYATKALESVPGLRIIGQAREKSAVLSFLLDDIHPHDVGTILDREGICIRTGHHCAQPVMQYFKVPATSRASLALYNTTEDVDALVRGLHKVLEVFK; encoded by the coding sequence ATGAGTGGCTTCGACGTGCGGAAGGTGCGAGCCGACTTCCCCATCCTCCATCAGGAGGTGCGGGGCCGGCCGCTCGTGTACCTGGACAGCGCGGCCACCGCGCAGAAGCCGCAGGCGGTCATCGACGCCATCGTGCGCTTCTACCAGCACGACAACGCCAACGTGCATCGCGGCGTCCACGTGCTCTCCGAGCGCGCCACCGAGGCGTACGAGGGCGCGCGGGAGACGGTGCGCCGCTTCATCAACGCCCGCGACGCGAAGGAAATCATCTTCGTGCGTGGCACCACCGAGGCCATCAACCTGGTGGCGCAGACGTACGGCCGCAAGCACATTGGCGCGGGCGACGAAATCCTGATTACGCACATCGAGCACCACGCCAACATCGTCCCCTGGCGGATGTTGTGCGAGCAGACCGGCGCCGTGCTGAAGGTGATTCCGGTCGACGAGCGCGGCGAGCTGCAACTGGACGCGGTGGACGCGCTGATGACGGAGCGCACGCGCATCCTCGCAGTGACGCACGTGTCCAACGCGCTGGGCACGGTGACGCCGGTGAAGGAGCTCACGCGCCGGGCGCACGCGAAGGGCATCCCCGTGCTGGTGGACGGGGCGCAGGCGGTGACGCACTTCCCGGTGGACGTGCAGGACCTCGGCTGCGACTTCTACGCCTTCAGCGGGCACAAGATGTTCGGGCCCACGGGCATCGGCGTGCTGTACGGCCGCATGGAGCGCCTGGAGCCGCTGCCGCCGTACCAGGGCGGCGGGGACATGATCCTCTCCGTGACGATGGAGAAGGTGACGTACAACCGGGTGCCGCACCGCTTCGAGGCGGGCACGCCGGACCTCGCGGGCGCGGTGGGACTGGCCGCGGCCATCCGCTACCTGGAGGCGCTGGGCATGGACGCCGTCGCGGCGCATGACCAGCAACTGCTGGCGTACGCGACGAAGGCGCTCGAGTCGGTGCCGGGGCTGCGCATCATCGGTCAGGCGCGCGAGAAGTCGGCGGTGCTGTCGTTCCTGTTGGACGACATCCACCCGCACGACGTGGGGACGATTCTGGACCGCGAGGGCATCTGCATCCGGACGGGGCACCACTGCGCGCAGCCGGTGATGCAGTACTTCAAGGTGCCGGCCACGTCGCGAGCGTCGCTGGCGCTCTACAACACGACGGAGGACGTGGACGCGCTCGTCCGCGGGCTGCACAAGGTGCTGGAGGTGTTCAAGTGA
- the sufU gene encoding Fe-S cluster assembly sulfur transfer protein SufU, with translation MSSDLSDLYQEVVLEHSKRPRNYRVVEGHDHQAAGYNPLCGDQLSVTMKMDGDVIRDIGFQGQGCAISKASASLMTAAVKDKTRAEAEALFERVHKLVTEGPEGVDMDALGKLAVLSGVSEFPARVKCASLAWHTLRAALEGRGEAVSTE, from the coding sequence GTGAGCTCGGACCTGTCGGACCTGTACCAGGAGGTCGTCCTGGAGCACTCCAAGCGGCCGCGCAACTACCGCGTGGTGGAGGGGCATGACCACCAGGCGGCGGGGTACAACCCGCTGTGCGGCGACCAGCTCTCGGTGACGATGAAGATGGACGGAGACGTCATCCGCGACATCGGCTTCCAGGGACAGGGCTGCGCGATTTCGAAGGCCTCCGCGTCGCTGATGACGGCGGCGGTGAAGGACAAGACGCGCGCGGAGGCCGAGGCCCTCTTCGAGCGGGTGCACAAGCTGGTGACGGAGGGCCCGGAGGGCGTGGACATGGACGCGCTGGGCAAGCTGGCGGTGCTGTCGGGCGTGAGTGAGTTCCCCGCCCGGGTGAAGTGCGCGAGCCTCGCGTGGCACACGCTGCGCGCGGCGCTGGAGGGACGCGGCGAGGCCGTGTCCACGGAGTAG
- the sufT gene encoding putative Fe-S cluster assembly protein SufT: MRGMTAVLGQDVSATIIPSGDRVLLPAGAELRVMQTLGGNITVQDPYGQLFRIDEKDGGALGEEYAPKEKAAADDGTFNEENVWEQLRTVYDPEIPVNIVELGLVYACKAEPLPEGGQRVDIQMTLTAPGCGMGPVLVDDVRTKVSSVPGVKEANVELVWDPPWSQDRMTDVARLQLGWM; encoded by the coding sequence ATGAGAGGAATGACGGCGGTGCTGGGGCAGGACGTGTCGGCCACCATCATCCCCAGTGGAGACCGGGTGCTGCTGCCGGCGGGCGCGGAGCTGCGGGTGATGCAGACGCTCGGCGGCAACATCACGGTGCAGGACCCGTACGGCCAGCTCTTCCGCATCGACGAGAAGGACGGCGGCGCGCTGGGCGAGGAGTACGCGCCCAAGGAGAAGGCCGCGGCGGACGACGGGACGTTCAACGAGGAGAACGTCTGGGAGCAGCTGCGCACGGTGTATGACCCGGAGATTCCGGTGAACATCGTGGAGCTCGGGCTCGTGTACGCATGCAAGGCCGAGCCGCTGCCGGAGGGCGGTCAGCGCGTGGACATCCAGATGACGCTGACCGCGCCCGGCTGCGGCATGGGCCCGGTGCTGGTGGACGACGTGCGGACGAAGGTGTCCTCGGTGCCCGGCGTGAAGGAAGCGAATGTCGAGCTCGTGTGGGACCCACCCTGGAGCCAGGACCGCATGACGGACGTGGCGCGGCTCCAGCTCGGATGGATGTGA
- a CDS encoding ABC transporter substrate-binding protein: MRRSLMLLATLALAAVACEKKSTPAPAEPSPGGQSAGAPAASPTPTDANTILLGEVGSLTGPEATFGISARNGIELALNEANAAGGVKGKKLAVRVYDSQGRPEEGAQAATRLITQDKVVVILGEAASSVSMAMAEKAQAAGVPMITPTSTSPEVTKKGDYIFRVCFIDDFQGLVMAKFARENLKLSKVAVLRDNKAAFSMGLADVFTQKFKEMGGEIVSDESYSKGDTDFRAQLTAIKQLKPEAVFVPGYYTDVGIIARQSREVGLKVPLLGGDGWDSDKLYELGGSALEGSFFSNHYSPDNPDPALQQFLKKYKEAYGAVPDSVGVLAYDAARVAIEAMKRAPDTSGPALRDAIAATKDFPGVSGRITLDSHRDAVKEAVVLKVAGGKAEFVTTVKP, encoded by the coding sequence ATGCGTCGTTCCCTGATGCTGCTCGCCACCCTGGCCCTGGCCGCGGTGGCCTGCGAGAAGAAGTCCACGCCCGCGCCGGCCGAGCCCTCGCCGGGTGGTCAGAGCGCCGGGGCCCCGGCGGCCAGCCCGACGCCCACGGATGCGAACACCATCCTCCTGGGTGAGGTGGGCAGCCTGACGGGCCCGGAGGCGACGTTCGGCATCTCCGCGCGCAACGGAATCGAGTTGGCGCTGAACGAGGCCAACGCGGCGGGCGGGGTGAAGGGCAAGAAGCTGGCGGTGCGCGTGTACGACAGCCAGGGGCGTCCGGAGGAAGGCGCGCAGGCGGCGACGCGGCTCATCACCCAGGACAAGGTGGTGGTGATTCTGGGCGAGGCGGCGTCCTCGGTGTCCATGGCGATGGCGGAGAAGGCGCAGGCCGCGGGCGTGCCGATGATTACGCCCACCTCCACCAGCCCCGAGGTGACGAAGAAGGGCGACTACATCTTCCGCGTCTGCTTCATCGACGACTTCCAGGGGCTCGTCATGGCGAAGTTCGCGCGGGAGAACCTGAAGCTGTCGAAGGTGGCGGTGCTGCGCGACAACAAGGCCGCGTTCTCCATGGGCCTGGCGGATGTGTTCACCCAGAAGTTCAAGGAGATGGGCGGGGAGATTGTCAGCGACGAGAGCTACTCGAAGGGCGACACGGACTTCCGGGCGCAGCTGACGGCCATCAAGCAGCTCAAGCCCGAGGCCGTGTTCGTGCCGGGGTACTACACGGACGTGGGCATCATCGCGCGGCAGTCGCGCGAGGTGGGGCTGAAGGTGCCGCTGCTGGGCGGTGACGGCTGGGACTCCGACAAGCTGTACGAGCTGGGCGGGTCCGCGCTGGAGGGGAGCTTCTTCTCCAACCACTACTCGCCGGACAACCCGGACCCGGCGCTGCAGCAGTTCCTGAAGAAGTACAAGGAGGCCTACGGCGCGGTGCCGGACAGCGTGGGCGTGCTGGCGTACGACGCGGCCCGCGTGGCGATTGAGGCCATGAAGCGCGCGCCCGACACGAGCGGCCCGGCCCTGCGCGACGCGATTGCCGCGACGAAGGACTTCCCGGGCGTCTCCGGCCGCATCACCCTGGACTCCCACCGCGACGCGGTGAAGGAAGCCGTGGTGCTGAAGGTGGCCGGTGGGAAGGCGGAGTTCGTCACGACGGTGAAGCCGTAG
- the sufC gene encoding Fe-S cluster assembly ATPase SufC: MALLTVRNLHARVAGKDILKGIDLEVRPGEVHAIMGPNGSGKSTLASVLAGRDGYEVTQGEVLFDGKPLLELSPEERATAGVFLAFQYPVEIPGVGNLHFLRTALNAQRRVKGLEELDAMDFLQLAKEKSKLVQLDAAFMNRSVNEGFSGGEKKRNEVFQMAVLEPRLAILDETDSGLDIDALRTVAGGVNALRSPERGMVLITHYQRLLDYIVPDQVHVMAAGRIIRSGGRELALELEEKGYGWLGLKDGAPKGAEARR, translated from the coding sequence ATGGCATTGCTGACTGTTCGCAACCTGCACGCCCGCGTGGCGGGCAAGGACATCCTCAAGGGCATCGACCTGGAGGTGCGCCCCGGAGAGGTGCACGCCATCATGGGCCCCAACGGCTCCGGGAAGAGCACGCTGGCCAGCGTGCTCGCGGGCCGCGACGGCTACGAAGTCACCCAGGGCGAGGTGCTGTTCGACGGCAAGCCGCTCCTGGAGCTGTCCCCCGAGGAGCGCGCTACGGCGGGAGTCTTCCTCGCCTTCCAGTACCCGGTGGAGATTCCGGGCGTGGGCAACCTCCACTTCCTGCGTACCGCGCTCAACGCGCAGCGCCGGGTGAAGGGGCTGGAGGAGCTGGACGCGATGGACTTCCTCCAGCTCGCCAAGGAGAAGTCGAAGCTGGTGCAGCTCGACGCGGCGTTCATGAACCGCTCGGTGAATGAGGGCTTCTCCGGCGGAGAGAAGAAGCGCAACGAGGTGTTCCAGATGGCGGTGCTGGAGCCGCGTCTGGCGATTCTGGACGAGACGGACTCGGGCCTGGACATCGACGCGCTGCGCACGGTGGCGGGCGGGGTGAATGCGCTGCGCTCTCCGGAGCGCGGCATGGTGCTGATTACGCACTACCAGCGGCTCCTGGACTACATCGTCCCGGACCAGGTGCACGTCATGGCGGCGGGCCGCATCATCCGCTCGGGCGGGCGCGAGCTGGCGCTGGAGCTGGAGGAGAAGGGCTACGGCTGGCTGGGCCTGAAGGATGGCGCGCCGAAGGGCGCGGAGGCGCGGCGATGA
- the sufD gene encoding Fe-S cluster assembly protein SufD has translation MTSALAHYLDVGARFHARDASAPAWLKRVRSEGLEHLQRLGLPTNRDEAWKYTHLKPLVEGTFIRPEAAHGTGDLSTLVDRLGLPGPRLVFVDGRFAPELSSLVALPRGLTLKPLRDALREDGELLESLLGQRAPSQDAALTALNAALLEDGALLRLAPGAVSEVPVQLLFLTRGDAPVLASPRIIVLAGESSEATLVETYAGAGAGATFTNAVTEVTLDDNASLHHYKLQAEADAAVHVSGLHVRQGRDSRFASHAFSFGGALSRNEVHSAFAGEGGDATLNGLYVGRGTQHLDNRTALDHAVPRCTSRELYKGVLDDKARGTFHGLIRVRPDAQKTDSRQQNRNLLLSESAQADARPQLEILADDVKCAHGAAVGRLDAAALFYLRSRGIPQAEAERLLTYAFAREVVDAVPAGPVRERVEGLLGLKLPGAARREVRA, from the coding sequence ATGACGTCGGCCCTGGCGCACTACCTGGACGTGGGTGCGCGCTTCCACGCGAGGGATGCGTCCGCGCCAGCCTGGCTCAAGCGCGTGCGCTCCGAGGGCCTCGAGCACCTGCAGCGGCTGGGGCTGCCGACGAATCGCGACGAGGCGTGGAAGTACACGCACCTGAAGCCGCTCGTGGAAGGAACGTTCATTCGGCCCGAGGCGGCGCACGGGACGGGTGACCTCTCCACGCTGGTGGACCGGCTCGGCCTGCCGGGCCCCCGGCTCGTCTTCGTGGACGGAAGGTTTGCTCCGGAGCTGTCGTCGCTGGTCGCGTTGCCTCGCGGCCTGACGCTGAAGCCGCTGCGGGACGCGCTGCGCGAGGACGGCGAGTTGCTGGAGTCGCTGCTGGGCCAGCGGGCGCCGTCCCAGGACGCGGCGCTGACGGCGCTCAACGCGGCGCTCTTGGAGGACGGAGCGCTGCTGCGGCTGGCTCCGGGCGCGGTGAGTGAGGTGCCGGTGCAGCTCCTCTTCCTCACGCGCGGGGACGCGCCGGTGCTGGCCAGTCCGCGCATCATCGTGCTCGCGGGCGAGAGCAGCGAGGCGACGCTGGTGGAGACGTACGCGGGCGCCGGAGCGGGTGCCACCTTCACCAACGCGGTGACGGAGGTGACGCTGGACGACAACGCCAGCCTGCACCACTACAAGCTCCAGGCGGAGGCGGACGCAGCGGTCCACGTCAGCGGCCTGCACGTGCGGCAGGGGCGGGACAGCCGCTTCGCGTCGCATGCCTTCTCCTTCGGCGGCGCGCTGTCTCGCAACGAGGTCCACTCCGCCTTCGCGGGCGAGGGCGGCGACGCGACGCTCAATGGCCTCTACGTGGGCCGGGGCACGCAGCACCTCGACAACCGCACGGCGCTGGACCATGCGGTACCCCGCTGCACCAGCCGCGAGCTCTACAAGGGCGTGCTGGACGACAAGGCGCGCGGCACCTTCCACGGGCTCATCCGGGTGCGGCCGGACGCGCAGAAGACGGACTCGCGGCAGCAGAACCGCAACCTGCTCCTGTCGGAGTCGGCTCAGGCGGACGCGCGGCCGCAGCTGGAAATCCTGGCGGACGACGTGAAGTGCGCGCACGGCGCGGCGGTGGGGCGGCTGGACGCGGCGGCGCTGTTCTACCTGCGCTCGCGCGGCATCCCCCAGGCGGAAGCCGAGCGATTGCTCACGTATGCCTTTGCCCGCGAGGTGGTGGACGCGGTGCCGGCCGGTCCGGTGCGTGAGCGGGTGGAGGGCCTTCTGGGCCTGAAGCTGCCGGGCGCGGCCCGGCGGGAGGTACGGGCATGA
- a CDS encoding alpha/beta hydrolase family protein — MRFLLLLTLLGLALVGRPALAADGDLSVTVLGTGQAVFGDQVWPYQLLRLQEPGKAPTYAQWFPPRQPGVSPAMMLTRPYDGISWTGEAVDAKWAARGDGLHPDDSEPHYHAGSSVISYVLSNPDSIAAESFYYLFNDFGVLAVFGRFYAGGDIQNDRDDMHAGMRFLAQAPGVDRSRIGVYGGSWGGFEALYAAVDAPAESRPRVGVALFPLSDFAREVDYVFNVVPTRVTDPTKRQQYATFFEPYLRRIIATTGDGSGGTPPDFSRWTREHLASTLATPFLVVHEDWDTLVPVEQTATLSALAGPRITPLYFQHWDPVDWNSRALDHGPLVSTKYWSVVETVSVGHLLTNLGRPTQFLVVPFTEQTLATWLWDVRVLQWIGGDVRAVAPLLRELMDPRVFLFEPSTGKVVGGADWVTAVINMLWGTQYTSAALRDVLAVGLPL; from the coding sequence ATGCGCTTCCTTCTTCTTCTGACGTTGTTGGGGCTGGCCCTCGTGGGCCGGCCCGCCCTCGCGGCGGACGGAGACCTCTCCGTCACGGTGCTCGGCACCGGGCAGGCTGTGTTTGGTGACCAGGTGTGGCCGTACCAACTGCTCCGGTTGCAGGAGCCCGGCAAGGCCCCCACGTATGCCCAGTGGTTCCCGCCCCGTCAGCCGGGCGTCTCGCCCGCGATGATGCTCACGCGTCCCTATGACGGCATCTCCTGGACGGGAGAGGCGGTGGACGCGAAGTGGGCCGCGCGCGGCGACGGCCTGCACCCCGACGACAGCGAGCCGCACTACCACGCGGGCTCCTCGGTCATCTCCTACGTGCTCAGCAACCCCGACTCCATCGCAGCCGAGTCCTTCTACTACCTGTTCAACGACTTCGGCGTGCTCGCTGTCTTCGGCCGCTTCTACGCGGGCGGCGACATCCAGAATGACCGCGACGACATGCACGCGGGCATGCGCTTCCTCGCGCAGGCACCGGGCGTGGACCGCTCGCGCATCGGCGTCTACGGCGGCTCGTGGGGCGGCTTCGAGGCGCTGTACGCCGCGGTGGATGCGCCGGCCGAGTCACGTCCCCGCGTGGGCGTGGCGCTCTTTCCGCTCTCCGACTTCGCGCGGGAGGTGGACTACGTCTTCAACGTCGTTCCCACGCGGGTGACGGACCCGACGAAGCGCCAGCAGTATGCGACGTTCTTCGAGCCCTACCTGCGCCGCATCATCGCCACCACGGGCGATGGCTCGGGCGGTACGCCTCCGGACTTCAGCCGGTGGACGCGCGAGCATCTGGCGTCGACGCTGGCCACTCCGTTCCTGGTGGTGCACGAGGACTGGGACACGCTCGTGCCGGTGGAGCAGACGGCGACGCTGTCGGCGCTGGCGGGGCCGCGAATCACCCCGCTGTACTTCCAGCACTGGGACCCGGTGGACTGGAACAGCCGGGCGCTCGACCACGGTCCGCTGGTGTCGACGAAGTACTGGAGCGTCGTGGAGACGGTGAGCGTGGGGCACCTGCTGACGAACCTGGGACGCCCCACCCAGTTCCTCGTCGTCCCCTTCACGGAGCAGACGCTGGCCACCTGGCTGTGGGACGTGCGCGTGTTGCAGTGGATTGGCGGAGACGTGCGGGCCGTGGCGCCGCTGCTGCGCGAGCTCATGGACCCGCGCGTGTTCCTGTTCGAGCCGTCCACCGGCAAGGTGGTGGGCGGCGCGGACTGGGTGACGGCGGTCATCAACATGCTCTGGGGCACGCAGTACACGAGCGCCGCGCTGCGGGACGTGCTCGCGGTGGGGCTGCCTCTCTGA
- a CDS encoding SUF system Fe-S cluster assembly regulator, with product MLRMSKMTDYGIVLMTELARAEGDTRTTRELAARTRVPLPSASKVLKSLLQAGLVVSHRGASGGYGLARPPAELTIAELVSALEGPVALTECGVHTSGNAPCELESVCHVRGHWRLINNAIQEALGRLSLADLVAPAPRIPERLVGLGVPQRASAPAPSSAAPTPSASGARS from the coding sequence ATGCTTCGGATGAGCAAGATGACCGACTACGGCATCGTGCTGATGACCGAGCTGGCTCGGGCGGAGGGTGACACGCGCACCACCCGCGAGCTGGCGGCGCGCACACGCGTGCCTTTGCCCTCGGCCAGCAAGGTGCTCAAGAGCCTGCTCCAGGCGGGCCTCGTGGTGTCCCACCGTGGCGCCAGCGGCGGCTACGGCCTGGCGCGTCCGCCGGCCGAGCTGACCATCGCGGAGCTGGTCAGCGCCCTGGAGGGCCCCGTCGCCCTCACCGAGTGTGGCGTCCACACCAGCGGCAACGCGCCCTGTGAGCTGGAGTCCGTGTGCCACGTGCGTGGCCACTGGCGCCTCATCAACAACGCGATTCAGGAAGCGCTGGGCCGGCTGTCGCTGGCGGACCTCGTCGCCCCCGCGCCCCGCATCCCCGAGCGCCTCGTGGGCCTGGGCGTTCCGCAGCGGGCCTCGGCCCCGGCCCCGTCCAGCGCCGCTCCCACCCCTTCCGCTTCAGGAGCCCGTTCATGA
- the sufB gene encoding Fe-S cluster assembly protein SufB produces the protein MTTDTLQELTRRPYEAGFVTEVESDTFPPGLSEDVIRQLSEKKGEPAFMLEWRLKAFRHWLTMKEPDWQAVKYNPIDYQAIRYYSAPKQKPKKGSLDEVDPEILRTYEKLGIPLHEQKLLQNVAVDAVFDSVSVATTFKDKLAKAGVIFCSFSEAVREHPELVKKYLGSVVPYSDNFFAALNSAVFSDGSFVYVPKGVRCPMELSTYFRINAAETGQFERTLIVADEGAIVSYLEGCTAPQRDTNQLHAAVVELVALDGANIKYSTVQNWYPGDAEGRGGIYNFVTKRGIAHRGSKISWTQVETGSAITWKYPSVILKGDDSVGEFYSVALTNNLQQADTGTKMVHIGKNTRSTIVSKGISAGRGQNTYRGLVKVLKSADNARNYTQCDSLLLGDKCGAHTVPYIEVKNASAQVEHEASTSKIGEDQLFYCRQRGISQEDAVSMIVNGFCRQVFKELPMEFAVEAQKLLGVSLEGSVG, from the coding sequence ATGACCACCGACACCCTCCAGGAACTGACTCGCCGCCCGTACGAGGCCGGCTTCGTCACCGAGGTGGAGTCGGACACCTTCCCTCCGGGGCTGAGCGAGGACGTCATCCGCCAGCTCTCCGAGAAGAAGGGTGAGCCCGCCTTCATGCTCGAGTGGCGCCTCAAGGCCTTCCGCCACTGGCTCACCATGAAGGAGCCCGACTGGCAGGCCGTGAAGTACAACCCCATCGACTATCAGGCCATCCGCTACTACTCGGCGCCGAAGCAGAAGCCGAAGAAGGGCAGCCTCGACGAGGTCGACCCGGAAATCCTCCGCACCTACGAGAAGCTCGGCATTCCGCTGCACGAGCAGAAGCTCCTGCAGAACGTCGCGGTGGACGCCGTCTTCGACTCGGTGTCCGTGGCCACCACGTTCAAGGACAAGCTGGCCAAGGCGGGCGTCATCTTCTGCTCCTTCTCCGAGGCCGTGCGCGAGCACCCGGAGCTGGTGAAGAAGTACCTGGGCTCGGTGGTGCCGTACTCGGACAACTTCTTCGCGGCGCTCAACTCGGCGGTGTTCAGCGACGGCTCGTTCGTCTACGTGCCCAAGGGCGTCCGCTGCCCCATGGAGCTGTCCACGTACTTCCGCATCAACGCGGCGGAGACGGGCCAGTTCGAGCGCACGCTCATCGTCGCGGACGAGGGCGCCATCGTGAGCTACCTCGAAGGCTGCACCGCGCCCCAGCGCGACACCAATCAGTTGCACGCGGCGGTGGTGGAGCTCGTGGCGCTCGACGGCGCCAACATCAAGTACTCCACCGTGCAGAACTGGTACCCCGGCGACGCGGAGGGGCGGGGCGGCATCTACAACTTCGTCACCAAGCGTGGCATCGCCCACCGGGGCTCGAAGATTTCGTGGACGCAGGTGGAGACGGGCTCGGCGATTACGTGGAAGTACCCGAGCGTCATCCTCAAGGGCGATGACTCGGTGGGCGAGTTCTACTCGGTGGCGCTCACCAACAACCTGCAGCAGGCGGACACCGGCACGAAGATGGTGCACATCGGGAAGAACACCCGCAGCACCATCGTGTCCAAGGGCATCTCGGCCGGGCGCGGGCAGAACACGTATCGCGGGCTGGTGAAGGTGCTGAAGAGCGCGGACAACGCGCGCAACTATACGCAGTGCGACTCGCTCCTCCTCGGCGACAAGTGCGGCGCCCATACGGTGCCGTATATCGAGGTGAAGAACGCGTCCGCGCAGGTGGAGCACGAGGCGTCCACGTCGAAGATTGGCGAGGACCAGCTCTTCTACTGCCGGCAGCGCGGCATCTCTCAAGAGGACGCGGTGTCGATGATTGTGAACGGCTTCTGCCGCCAGGTGTTCAAGGAGCTCCCGATGGAGTTCGCGGTGGAGGCGCAGAAGCTGCTCGGAGTGAGTCTGGAAGGGAGCGTGGGGTAG
- a CDS encoding type 1 glutamine amidotransferase domain-containing protein, giving the protein MKKLKGLKVAVLAADGFEQVELTIPVKKLKREGADVTIVSLHKGTIRGMNLLAPGKKVDVDATLHEVKAADFDAVLLPGGFVNPDFLRQSALAQDFVRDADTLDLPMAVICHGPWLLISAGLIEGRKVASWPGIKDDVKNAGGEWVDEAAVRDRNWVSSPGPHHMLAFLKGMVALFAEKMPEVKARVPAAVEAPRRRWPKLLAGSVATAMLGVGARRLAAAR; this is encoded by the coding sequence ATGAAGAAGCTCAAGGGGCTCAAGGTGGCCGTGCTCGCGGCGGATGGCTTCGAGCAGGTGGAGCTGACCATTCCCGTCAAGAAGCTGAAGCGCGAGGGCGCGGACGTGACGATTGTCTCGCTCCACAAGGGGACGATTCGGGGGATGAACCTGCTGGCCCCCGGGAAGAAGGTGGACGTGGACGCCACGCTTCACGAGGTGAAGGCGGCGGACTTCGACGCGGTGCTTCTTCCCGGCGGCTTCGTGAATCCTGACTTCCTGCGGCAGAGCGCGCTGGCGCAGGACTTCGTGCGCGACGCGGACACGTTGGACCTGCCCATGGCGGTCATCTGCCATGGCCCGTGGCTGCTGATATCCGCGGGCCTCATCGAGGGACGCAAGGTCGCCTCGTGGCCGGGCATCAAGGACGACGTGAAGAACGCGGGCGGCGAGTGGGTGGACGAGGCCGCCGTGAGGGACCGCAACTGGGTTTCGAGTCCGGGGCCGCACCACATGCTCGCGTTCCTCAAGGGCATGGTGGCGCTGTTCGCGGAGAAGATGCCGGAGGTGAAGGCGCGCGTGCCGGCCGCCGTCGAGGCACCGCGACGCAGGTGGCCGAAGCTGCTCGCGGGGAGCGTGGCCACGGCGATGCTCGGGGTGGGCGCACGCAGGCTGGCGGCGGCGCGCTGA
- a CDS encoding isoaspartyl peptidase/L-asparaginase family protein codes for MFASLSPLHRGLLAGTALLFGPVGCTSVESTRVEESHVATRDTPSVKPKWGIVIHGGAGVMAKEHFAPEREAAVRAVLTQALQSGHAVLAKGGSSVDAVGAAIRVLEDSPYFNAGKGAVFNHDGVNELDAAIMDGKTRKAGSVAGLHRVKNPIDLARAVMEKSPHVMMIGDGAEAFAKTQGFELVDPKYFYTEERWQSLQRALEQERADKERDAQGKQPSSSLQPGIDPVTGDHKFGTVGAVALDQAGNLAAGTSTGGMTNKRFGRVGDAPIIGAGTYADPQCAVSATGHGEFFIRYTVARDICARTEYQRVPVSEAANVVINDVLVKAGGEGGVIAMDNHGNVTTPFNSSGMYRGYMGEDGKPVVAIFKDGPEPVQSK; via the coding sequence ATGTTCGCTTCGCTCTCTCCCCTTCACCGTGGCCTGCTCGCGGGCACCGCGCTGCTCTTCGGCCCCGTGGGCTGCACCAGCGTCGAGTCCACGCGGGTGGAGGAGTCCCACGTCGCCACGAGGGACACGCCCTCGGTGAAGCCGAAGTGGGGCATCGTCATCCACGGCGGCGCGGGCGTCATGGCGAAGGAGCACTTCGCGCCCGAGCGCGAGGCCGCCGTCCGCGCCGTGCTCACCCAGGCGCTCCAGTCCGGCCATGCCGTGCTCGCGAAGGGTGGCAGCAGCGTGGACGCGGTGGGCGCCGCCATCCGCGTCCTGGAGGATTCGCCGTACTTCAACGCAGGCAAGGGCGCTGTCTTCAACCATGACGGCGTCAACGAGCTCGACGCCGCCATCATGGATGGCAAGACGCGCAAGGCCGGCTCGGTGGCGGGGCTGCACCGCGTGAAGAACCCCATCGACCTGGCGCGCGCGGTGATGGAGAAGTCGCCGCACGTGATGATGATTGGCGACGGCGCCGAGGCCTTCGCGAAGACGCAGGGCTTTGAATTGGTGGACCCGAAGTACTTCTACACAGAGGAACGCTGGCAGTCGCTCCAGCGCGCGTTGGAGCAGGAGCGCGCGGACAAGGAGCGCGACGCCCAGGGCAAGCAGCCGTCGTCGTCGCTCCAGCCGGGGATTGACCCGGTGACGGGGGACCACAAGTTCGGCACCGTGGGCGCAGTGGCGCTGGACCAGGCTGGAAACCTCGCGGCGGGCACGTCCACCGGCGGCATGACGAACAAGCGCTTCGGCCGCGTGGGTGACGCGCCCATCATCGGCGCCGGCACCTACGCCGACCCTCAGTGTGCCGTCTCCGCCACCGGCCACGGCGAGTTCTTCATCCGCTACACCGTGGCGCGCGACATCTGCGCCCGCACGGAGTACCAGCGCGTGCCCGTGTCCGAGGCCGCCAACGTCGTCATCAACGATGTGCTGGTGAAGGCCGGCGGCGAGGGCGGCGTCATCGCCATGGACAACCATGGCAACGTCACCACGCCGTTCAACTCCAGCGGCATGTACCGCGGCTATATGGGCGAGGACGGCAAGCCCGTCGTGGCCATCTTCAAGGACGGGCCGGAGCCGGTGCAGTCGAAGTAG